In one Culex quinquefasciatus strain JHB chromosome 2, VPISU_Cqui_1.0_pri_paternal, whole genome shotgun sequence genomic region, the following are encoded:
- the LOC119767735 gene encoding uncharacterized protein LOC119767735, with product MSSDDEHYQLLQTAKFSIRSPRARVAKRVQQELVRAGERRQRRAPAGKMPVMRPRRQEAHKYLPQCDQVMQNAVDLYIASQLQRKAVMDQAQYDEVVRGLTVAFFQQPPSVQAQYLRASVLPQPRTSPPCSDPFLLFLELHRKQTQFDRHLRDSQTGSNIDIGSAAINAERAETGGEPDETRLHLLTWKTFVADARTLWRRMRPDLKLPFYVQANVGTHFPESMDAAI from the exons ATGTCGTCGGATGACGAGCACTACCAGCTGCTGCAGACGGCCAAATTTTCGATTAGGTCACCACGGGCTCGCGTTGCGAAACGCGTCCAGCAGGAGCTCGTTCGGGCCGGTGAAAGGCGTCAACGGCGCGCCCCGGCTGGGAAGATGCCGGTCATGCGGCCACGACGGCAGGAAGCCCACAAGTACCTCCCGCAGTGCGACCAAGTTATGCAGAACGCGGTGGACTTGTACATTGCCAG CCAACTTCAGCGCAAAGCTGTGATGGATCAGGCGCAGTACGACGAGGTGGTTCGAGGGTTGACGGTGGCATTTTTCCAGCAGCCACCGTCCGTTCAGGCGCAATACTTGAGGGCTTCGGTTTTGCCCCAACCGCGCACCTCACCGCCATGCTCGGATCCTTTCCTGTTGTTCCTGGAACTGCAccgaaaacaaacacaattcgATCGCCATCTGAGAGACTCCCAAACCGGAAGTAACATAGACATTGGCTCTGCCGCCATCAACGCGGAACGTGCGGAAACCGGTGGAGAACCGGACGAAACGCGACTTCACCTTTTGACCTGGAAGACCTTCGTGGCGGATGCTCGAACTCTCTGGCGGCGGATGCGTCCCGACCTGAAGCTTCCGTTTTACGTTCAAGCTAATGTGGGAACGCATTTTCCGGAAAGTATGGACGCTGCGATTTGA